One genomic segment of Rivularia sp. PCC 7116 includes these proteins:
- the btpA gene encoding photosystem I biogenesis protein BtpA — protein sequence MDLYHLFKTRRPIIGVVHLLPLPTSPRWGGSLKAVIDRAEQEAVALASGGIDGIIIENFFDAPFTKNQVDPAVVSAMTVVVKRIQNLVTVPIGLNVLRNDARSAIAIASCTGAQFIRVNVLTGVMATDQGLIEGEAHQLLRYRRELGSEVKILADVLVKHARPLGSVNLTTAVQDTIERGLADAVILSGWATGDPPNPQDLELASRAAKGTPVFVGSGASWDNIATLMQAADGVIVSSSLKRHGNREQTIDPIRVSQFVEAARQNLNSNNSKGQTESVSSFKLHS from the coding sequence GTGGATTTATATCATTTATTTAAAACACGAAGACCGATTATTGGTGTGGTTCACCTATTACCGTTGCCTACATCGCCGCGTTGGGGAGGTAGTCTCAAAGCGGTAATTGACCGTGCCGAACAAGAAGCAGTCGCCCTTGCAAGCGGGGGAATTGATGGCATAATTATCGAAAATTTTTTTGATGCGCCATTTACCAAGAATCAGGTAGATCCGGCGGTTGTAAGCGCGATGACTGTTGTAGTTAAGCGCATCCAAAATTTGGTTACTGTGCCTATTGGTTTAAACGTTTTGCGGAATGACGCTCGAAGTGCGATCGCTATTGCAAGTTGTACTGGAGCGCAATTTATTCGCGTTAACGTATTGACGGGAGTGATGGCAACAGACCAAGGATTAATTGAAGGAGAAGCACATCAATTATTAAGATACCGTCGAGAATTGGGCAGCGAGGTGAAAATTCTGGCGGATGTTTTGGTTAAACATGCTCGTCCTTTAGGTTCGGTGAATTTGACCACCGCCGTCCAAGATACAATTGAACGTGGATTAGCAGATGCAGTTATTTTATCTGGTTGGGCTACAGGAGATCCTCCGAATCCCCAGGATTTGGAACTAGCATCCAGAGCGGCAAAAGGTACTCCGGTATTTGTGGGTAGTGGAGCGAGTTGGGATAATATTGCTACACTAATGCAAGCTGCAGATGGTGTAATTGTTTCTAGTTCTCTAAAACGTCACGGTAACCGCGAGCAAACGATAGATCCAATCCGCGTAAGTCAGTTTGTGGAAGCTGCTCGACAAAACTTGAATTCCAACAATTCCAAAGGTCAAACCGAATCAGTATCATCTTTCAAGCTACATTCTTAA
- a CDS encoding vitamin K epoxide reductase family protein, which translates to MIRRRSTPWIHRFSRLLIAGIASCGALVTGYLTIVKFTGGEAACTAASAAAGTGAGCNSVLSSPWATVLGQPLALFGFLAYFSMLVFALAPLLLKGGENKEQRQKIENLTWMFLLIGSISMTVFSSYLMYVLFSQIKTVCPYCIASALFSLTMLVLTIMGRIWEDIGQIFFTAIIVGMVTLIGTLGVYAGVTPGGTAQQPNQIESGAINFVPKENPKPGIGWEITTTSGEAEIALARHLKDIGAQEYIAWWCPHCHDQKLLFGKEAYKEVPYTDCAPADNPNAQKPECRAAGIQSYPTWKIKGKTYTGAQSLEELAKASGYEGPTNFKYYLRR; encoded by the coding sequence ATGATTCGTCGTCGTTCTACACCTTGGATTCATCGCTTTTCGCGTTTGTTAATTGCAGGAATCGCTTCCTGCGGTGCTTTAGTTACTGGTTATTTAACCATCGTTAAGTTCACTGGAGGAGAGGCTGCTTGTACTGCTGCTTCTGCTGCTGCTGGTACGGGTGCTGGATGTAATAGCGTTCTTTCCAGCCCTTGGGCAACCGTACTCGGACAACCGCTAGCTTTGTTTGGCTTTCTCGCGTATTTCAGTATGTTGGTGTTTGCTCTTGCGCCTTTGCTTCTAAAAGGTGGAGAAAATAAAGAGCAGCGTCAGAAGATAGAAAACTTAACATGGATGTTTTTGCTGATTGGCTCAATTTCCATGACGGTTTTCAGCAGCTATCTAATGTATGTATTATTTAGCCAAATCAAAACTGTTTGCCCTTACTGTATTGCATCAGCTTTGTTTTCATTAACTATGCTGGTACTGACAATTATGGGTCGTATTTGGGAGGATATAGGGCAAATTTTCTTTACTGCAATTATTGTAGGTATGGTAACGCTGATAGGAACTTTGGGCGTTTATGCTGGCGTTACCCCTGGTGGGACTGCCCAACAACCCAATCAGATTGAAAGTGGCGCAATAAATTTTGTTCCTAAAGAAAATCCCAAACCAGGAATTGGCTGGGAAATTACCACTACTTCTGGGGAAGCAGAAATTGCACTAGCACGTCACCTCAAAGATATTGGTGCCCAAGAATATATTGCTTGGTGGTGTCCTCACTGTCATGACCAAAAATTATTGTTTGGCAAGGAAGCTTATAAAGAAGTTCCTTATACGGATTGCGCTCCTGCGGATAATCCCAATGCTCAAAAACCCGAATGTAGGGCAGCTGGCATTCAAAGCTATCCTACCTGGAAGATCAAAGGAAAAACATATACAGGAGCACAAAGCCTTGAGGAGTTAGCAAAAGCTTCTGGTTATGAAGGTCCAACCAATTTTAAGTATTACCTACGTCGTTAA
- a CDS encoding CHASE2 domain-containing protein — translation MGIRKKPIANLQQYIFPLQQSFFRKHRELITASIVLSCVIILRFLGLLQSLELTALDNFFQLRQVESLQERITIVAMDEKSLRNFNYWPISDSKLAELLLKIQDYQPRAIGLDIYRDLAVPPGTDKLNEVFESMPNLVGIELLPDSQNNQNSHVKAPPLLKEKDKIGINNTIQDADGKVRRGLLYAYFGKTYESFALKLALLYLKSENIVPKQAKNSQYLQLGKAKFIRFKPNDGGYVNADNGGYQFLSNFPKPACKQGCDGKPYGFRKLNVEKVLAGNVPENWIKDRIILIGYTAASLPDLKLTPYSNRFMGQELQAIPGVELQAYFTHEIISAALEGRQLMRVWSEPIEYLWIGIWAYMGAIIRWQFRSYVANFLWVLLLCSLLTGNSYLLFLNGWWIPLIPTLITYIASVVFVTAQIAHSQEEFKRSKEFLQQVINTVADPIFVKNEKHQWIVLNDAFSELIGCSKDELLDKCDYDLFPKHEADAFREKDEYVFRTQELLENEEKLTDTSNEVHFIATKRSLHRDAAGNLFLVGVTRDITKRKLLEDELKRTADELSRSNDELKLKEDRLRYIAYHDALTGLPNRKAFAEELHESLCWADNSNYLVALLFVDLDGFKQINDSLGHEMGDLLLVTVAQRLGNCLRGSDTVSRLGGDEFTIILRRIPHRQVAAKIADKILKSVTEPITLEGHSARVSASIGISIYPHTANNPEKLLKKADIAMYRAKRLGKNRHQFAE, via the coding sequence ATGGGAATTAGAAAAAAGCCGATCGCAAATTTACAACAATATATATTTCCACTGCAACAGAGTTTTTTTAGGAAACATAGAGAATTAATTACTGCTTCTATTGTACTATCCTGCGTAATTATATTGCGATTTTTGGGATTATTACAATCATTAGAACTGACTGCTTTAGACAATTTTTTTCAATTGCGTCAAGTTGAATCTCTTCAAGAGAGAATTACTATAGTGGCTATGGATGAAAAATCTTTACGCAATTTTAATTATTGGCCAATTTCTGATAGTAAACTGGCTGAATTATTACTAAAAATACAAGATTATCAACCTCGTGCTATTGGTCTAGATATCTATAGGGATTTAGCGGTACCACCTGGAACAGATAAACTTAATGAAGTATTTGAATCAATGCCGAATTTAGTAGGAATTGAGTTACTTCCAGATAGTCAAAATAATCAAAATAGTCATGTTAAAGCGCCACCCTTATTGAAGGAAAAAGATAAGATAGGTATTAACAATACAATACAAGACGCTGATGGTAAAGTGCGCCGTGGTTTGTTGTACGCCTACTTCGGCAAAACATATGAGAGCTTTGCTTTAAAATTAGCTCTATTGTATTTGAAATCGGAAAATATTGTCCCGAAACAGGCGAAAAATTCTCAATATTTACAATTAGGTAAAGCTAAATTTATTAGATTTAAACCAAATGACGGTGGATATGTAAACGCCGATAATGGCGGCTACCAATTTTTATCTAATTTTCCTAAACCGGCTTGCAAACAAGGTTGTGATGGAAAACCCTATGGTTTTCGTAAATTAAATGTAGAGAAAGTATTAGCTGGGAATGTCCCTGAAAATTGGATTAAAGACCGTATTATACTAATTGGTTACACAGCGGCGAGTTTACCAGATTTAAAATTAACTCCCTACTCTAATCGTTTTATGGGTCAAGAACTACAAGCGATTCCTGGTGTAGAATTGCAAGCTTATTTTACCCATGAAATTATTTCTGCTGCTTTAGAAGGTAGGCAGTTAATGAGAGTTTGGTCTGAACCTATAGAATACTTGTGGATTGGAATATGGGCTTATATGGGAGCAATAATTCGATGGCAATTTAGAAGTTATGTCGCCAACTTTTTATGGGTTTTATTGCTGTGTTCTCTGTTAACGGGTAATTCTTATCTTTTATTCTTAAATGGCTGGTGGATACCGTTAATTCCCACATTGATAACCTATATTGCTTCAGTCGTTTTTGTTACTGCCCAAATTGCTCATAGTCAGGAAGAGTTCAAACGCTCTAAAGAGTTTTTACAGCAAGTAATTAATACAGTTGCAGATCCAATTTTTGTTAAGAACGAGAAACATCAATGGATTGTGCTTAACGATGCTTTTAGTGAATTAATTGGCTGTTCAAAAGATGAGTTGTTAGATAAATGTGATTATGATTTGTTCCCTAAGCATGAAGCAGATGCTTTCCGGGAAAAAGATGAATATGTTTTTAGAACCCAAGAACTGCTTGAAAATGAGGAGAAACTTACGGATACGAGTAATGAAGTTCATTTCATCGCTACCAAACGTTCGCTTCATAGAGATGCGGCAGGAAACTTATTTTTGGTTGGGGTGACTCGCGATATCACCAAACGCAAACTCTTGGAAGACGAATTGAAGCGTACTGCCGATGAACTTTCTCGCTCCAATGACGAGTTAAAACTTAAAGAAGATCGTTTACGCTATATCGCCTATCACGACGCTTTGACGGGTTTACCAAATCGTAAAGCTTTTGCTGAAGAACTGCATGAGTCTTTGTGTTGGGCTGATAATAGTAATTATTTGGTAGCGTTACTGTTTGTAGATCTAGATGGGTTTAAACAGATAAACGATTCTTTAGGACACGAAATGGGCGACCTTTTATTAGTTACGGTTGCTCAAAGACTCGGCAATTGCCTGCGTGGCAGCGATACTGTATCGCGATTGGGTGGGGATGAGTTCACTATAATTTTACGAAGAATTCCTCACCGGCAAGTAGCAGCAAAAATCGCAGATAAAATCCTTAAGAGTGTTACTGAACCTATCACTCTAGAAGGTCATAGTGCTAGAGTTTCCGCTAGTATCGGCATTAGCATCTATCCACACACTGCTAACAACCCAGAAAAGTTACTTAAAAAAGCCGATATTGCAATGTATCGCGCTAAACGTTTAGGAAAAAATCGTCATCAATTCGCCGAATAA
- the nadB gene encoding L-aspartate oxidase, translating into MSENNFKNQFDVLVVGAGAAGLYTALCLPQNLQVGLITKETISLSASEWAQGGIAAAVSPQDSPQLHVEDTIVAGAGLCDRSVVEFLAEKASDCIQSLVDLGVSFDRKGSELALTLEAAHSRHRVLHAADTTGSQVVTTLSAQVLKRQNIKIIQQALALNLWLHPETKRTQGISLFFQNEVIWIRAGAVVLATGGGGQVFAQTTNPAISTGDGVAIAWQAGAILRDLEFMQFHPTALTKPGADRFLISEAVRGEGAHLVDNQGRRFAFDYHPSGELAPRDIVSRAIFTHLQNTEEDPTTANVWLDMRSISPERIRYRFPNIVKVCQRWGIDVFSEPIPVAPAAHYWMGGIQTDLMNRTSIPGLYAVGETASTGVHGANRLASNSLLECIVFGAQMSNLKIEETGFDQNQPLSSDRFEIESKDTKRELKFLQELRNEIPRLVWQAAGICREQSSLDRAVQNVESWQQEFANLKISKFLSCLHPPNSVIFESDNAQKMVLVWTQVRNLLDIAYLILKSAAFRTESRGGHYRLDYPQSNADWQVHTLVQDNHWWKEPVSDN; encoded by the coding sequence TTGTCCGAAAACAATTTTAAAAATCAATTTGATGTTTTAGTTGTGGGTGCTGGTGCAGCTGGATTGTATACCGCCCTTTGTTTACCCCAAAATTTACAAGTTGGTTTAATTACTAAAGAAACTATTTCTTTATCCGCTAGCGAATGGGCACAAGGAGGTATTGCAGCAGCAGTTTCTCCCCAAGATTCTCCACAGTTACATGTTGAAGATACGATAGTTGCAGGTGCTGGCTTATGCGATCGCTCTGTCGTTGAATTCCTTGCCGAAAAAGCCTCTGACTGTATTCAATCTTTAGTTGATTTAGGTGTATCTTTTGACCGTAAAGGTTCTGAATTAGCTTTAACTTTAGAAGCTGCCCATTCTCGCCACCGAGTTCTTCATGCTGCCGATACCACTGGTTCCCAAGTAGTTACGACTTTAAGCGCTCAAGTATTAAAACGCCAAAATATTAAAATTATTCAGCAGGCTTTAGCATTAAATTTATGGTTACACCCAGAAACTAAAAGAACCCAAGGCATAAGCCTGTTTTTTCAAAATGAAGTTATATGGATACGAGCCGGTGCAGTAGTGCTAGCAACAGGTGGGGGAGGTCAAGTTTTTGCTCAGACAACCAACCCAGCGATTAGTACTGGTGATGGCGTGGCTATAGCTTGGCAAGCTGGAGCAATTCTTAGAGACTTAGAGTTCATGCAGTTTCATCCTACAGCTTTAACTAAACCAGGTGCTGACAGGTTTTTAATCAGCGAAGCTGTAAGGGGTGAAGGAGCGCACTTAGTTGATAATCAAGGACGACGATTTGCATTTGACTATCATCCATCTGGCGAACTAGCGCCCCGAGATATAGTTAGCCGAGCCATTTTCACTCATTTGCAAAACACCGAGGAAGATCCTACTACCGCCAATGTTTGGCTGGATATGCGCTCTATTTCTCCCGAAAGAATTCGTTATCGATTTCCCAACATAGTTAAAGTTTGTCAGCGTTGGGGTATCGATGTATTTTCAGAACCCATTCCCGTGGCTCCCGCAGCTCATTATTGGATGGGTGGAATTCAAACAGATTTGATGAATCGTACTAGTATTCCGGGTTTATACGCAGTTGGAGAAACAGCCAGTACTGGAGTTCATGGAGCGAATCGTTTGGCTAGTAACTCTCTACTAGAATGCATAGTTTTTGGCGCTCAGATGTCTAATCTTAAGATAGAAGAAACTGGATTCGATCAAAATCAACCTCTTTCTTCAGATAGGTTTGAAATTGAATCCAAAGATACAAAACGTGAGTTGAAGTTTCTGCAAGAATTACGAAATGAAATACCGCGCTTGGTTTGGCAGGCTGCTGGAATCTGTCGGGAACAGTCAAGTTTGGATCGAGCTGTTCAGAACGTAGAATCTTGGCAGCAAGAATTTGCTAACCTCAAAATCAGTAAATTTTTATCTTGTTTGCATCCACCTAATTCAGTCATTTTTGAATCTGACAATGCTCAGAAAATGGTATTGGTATGGACGCAAGTGCGTAACTTACTCGATATTGCTTATTTAATTCTTAAAAGTGCTGCCTTTAGAACTGAAAGTCGAGGCGGACATTATCGTTTGGACTATCCCCAGTCAAATGCGGATTGGCAAGTCCATACGCTGGTACAAGATAATCATTGGTGGAAAGAGCCTGTGAGTGATAATTGA